The following proteins are encoded in a genomic region of Amphiura filiformis chromosome 11, Afil_fr2py, whole genome shotgun sequence:
- the LOC140164724 gene encoding uncharacterized protein, giving the protein MADVTKNIPVSGPNMEELGIPIATLPNLRRVDSTNKIFRSSRQDLVSPEDCKKLNQLGIRTILDFRSPSEYKRASGNKLFDANTEIVSTLVPSKKNRDSPIRTKKVTVNPPGPEYESRVKRRYLFDFFQFNYIKAVFVRATWYQQLISLLYLIVDLIMRNHFKYFVRYFGVTVLNPAGLGQQYIDILEYSSTQIQIALRLLSEPENLPALISCAHGKDRTGIVVALVQLLLGKSTDYVAEEYALSEIGLQGIRQRVEVEIIDRFHFDESFTHARKETMLTTLQYIYDTYGSVESYLEYIGLGKEDQEKLKQALEAE; this is encoded by the exons ATGGCAGATGTGACAAAAAACATTCCAGTCTCAGGACCAAACATGGAGGAATTAGGTATCCCTATAGCGACGCTACCTAACCTCAGACGAGTGGATTCCACCAATAAAATCTTCCGTTCTTCAAGACAAGATTTGGTATCCCCTGAAGATTGTAAGAAACTCAACCAACTTGGTATCAGGACTATACTTGACTTTCGTTCCCCAAGTGAATACAAACGGGCAAGTGGCAATAAACTATTTGACGCCAACACAGAAATTGTATCCACACTTGTCCCAAGCAAAAAGAACAGAGACAGCCCAATACGGACTAAGAAAGTTACGGTGAATCCGCCGGGCCCAGAATATGAATCCCGCGTGAAACGCCGGTATCTGTTTGATTTCTTCCAGTTTAATTACATCAAAGCGGTTTTCGTCAGAGCAACCTGGTATCAACAGCTGATTTCTCTTTTGTATCTCATCGTGGATTTGATTATGAGGAATCATTTCAAGTATTTTGTGCGGTATTTCGGGGTTACCGTTCTCAATCCAGCTGGTTTAGGTCAACAGTATATTGATATTTTGGAGTACAGTAGCACACAGATTCAGATAG CATTGCGTTTGCTATCGGAACCAGAGAACCTTCCAGCCCTTATTAGTTGTGCCCATGGTAAAGATAGAACAGGAATAGTTGTAGCGTTAGTGCAGTTACTACTGGGGAAATCAACAGACTACGTAGCAGAAGAATATGCCTTATCTGAG ATAGGATTGCAAGGCATACGGCAGAGGGTGGAGGTTGAAATCATTGATCGTTTTCATTTTGACGAGTCTTTCACACATGCAAGGAAAGAGACTATGTTAACAACGCTGCAATATATTTATGACAC aTATGGGTCAGTAGAAAGCTATCTAGAGTATATTGGCTTGGGAAAAGAGGACCAAGAAAAGCTGAAACAGGCACTTGAAGCAGAGTAA